In Pseudomonas sp. R76, one genomic interval encodes:
- a CDS encoding MFS transporter: protein MHNQIASFRAALDARPVSRYQWLILLLLALLLVTDGYDAQVLGYVVPALAKDWSLEKAAFGPVFSANLLGLTLGSLLVTPLADRFGVRRILLGCVLIYASLTVLMVFANSLTTLMAARFICGIGMGGAMPSAMALMSEYSPPRMRTLMVTLAACGFSFGGAAGGFVAAGFIEGYGWQAVFLAGGVTPLLLFPFLVWLLPESLPRLLRDAPPYARLQKVTARMLPGWQPPPSNEAENRQAQGSKLTVVELFRNGYARPTVLIWATFFVSLILLYFMISWLPSLLLESGLELKEANLVTSMFLFAGTLGAIGMAWFADRLKSKVRLLSGVLAAAAVCTILLGVNHDNPRYLVACVFAAGFCIIGGQLTLNAFASNFYPAHVRATGTGWALGVGRFGSILGPLFGSLLLAIHIPVEQIFFFCAIPAVIAALLIIQVRSPGSAVPKSPLHSDILKAPSTTNHAVQNK, encoded by the coding sequence ATGCACAATCAGATTGCCAGCTTTCGCGCGGCACTCGACGCCCGTCCGGTGTCGCGCTATCAGTGGTTGATCCTTCTGTTGCTGGCGCTGCTGCTGGTAACCGATGGCTACGATGCCCAAGTACTCGGTTACGTGGTGCCGGCCTTGGCCAAGGATTGGAGCCTGGAAAAAGCCGCGTTCGGCCCCGTGTTCAGTGCCAACCTGCTCGGGCTGACGTTGGGTTCGTTGCTGGTGACGCCGCTGGCCGACCGCTTTGGCGTGCGGCGTATCCTGCTCGGTTGCGTGCTGATTTATGCCAGCCTCACGGTGCTGATGGTGTTCGCCAATTCCCTGACCACGCTGATGGCTGCGCGGTTTATCTGCGGCATCGGCATGGGCGGCGCGATGCCGAGTGCCATGGCGTTGATGTCGGAATATTCGCCCCCACGTATGCGCACCTTGATGGTGACCTTGGCCGCCTGTGGCTTCTCGTTCGGCGGCGCGGCGGGTGGGTTTGTGGCGGCGGGGTTTATCGAAGGCTACGGTTGGCAGGCGGTCTTCCTGGCGGGCGGTGTGACGCCGTTGCTGCTGTTCCCGTTCCTCGTGTGGCTGCTGCCGGAATCCTTGCCACGTTTATTGCGGGATGCACCGCCGTACGCACGCCTGCAAAAGGTCACGGCGCGCATGCTGCCGGGTTGGCAACCGCCACCGTCGAATGAAGCAGAAAATCGCCAGGCGCAAGGCAGCAAACTCACGGTGGTGGAGCTGTTTCGTAACGGCTACGCGCGCCCGACCGTGCTGATCTGGGCGACGTTTTTTGTCAGCCTGATTCTGTTGTATTTCATGATCAGCTGGTTGCCGTCGCTGTTGCTGGAAAGCGGCCTCGAGTTGAAAGAGGCCAACCTGGTGACCTCAATGTTCCTGTTTGCCGGCACCCTGGGCGCTATCGGCATGGCCTGGTTTGCTGACCGCTTGAAAAGCAAAGTGCGGCTATTGTCCGGCGTATTGGCGGCGGCTGCGGTGTGCACCATTTTGCTCGGCGTGAATCACGACAACCCCCGCTACCTGGTGGCCTGCGTATTCGCGGCCGGGTTCTGCATCATTGGCGGCCAGCTCACGCTTAATGCCTTCGCCAGTAATTTCTACCCGGCACATGTGCGCGCCACGGGCACGGGCTGGGCGCTCGGCGTAGGGCGATTCGGTTCAATTTTAGGACCGTTGTTTGGCAGCCTGCTGCTGGCGATACATATCCCTGTGGAGCAGATTTTCTTCTTCTGCGCGATTCCGGCGGTGATTGCGGCGCTGTTGATCATTCAAGTGCGTTCGCCGGGTTCTGCTGTGCCGAAGAGCCCACTGCACAGTGACATTCTCAAAGCACCGTCCACGACAAACCATGCAGTCCAAAACAAGTAG
- a CDS encoding SirB1 family protein has product MNPRTAFFACLDRSPPALFEAALWIAAEHDPAVQPLLILQDLALLQQQVSVGMPMLPADELGQPLLRRMNDLGFAQDDFTPLRPAAALLDKVLQRKRGQPLAMGLIALEMARRLNIPMVGVNFPGHFLLRVPGADHLLDPCGGRRLYPNDCRELLHRQYGPNLKLKADHLLTAEPRAILQRLSRNLRQLHLSNDNPLAALIDAERVLELGNASAADYLARASLYQRLDCPSAERFDLEHALLLSEDPIQRLRLTERLGHLPPNSVVH; this is encoded by the coding sequence ATGAATCCCCGCACAGCCTTTTTCGCCTGTCTGGACCGTTCACCCCCTGCGCTGTTTGAAGCCGCGCTGTGGATTGCTGCCGAGCACGACCCGGCCGTGCAGCCGTTGCTGATCCTGCAAGATCTGGCGTTATTGCAACAGCAGGTCAGCGTCGGCATGCCCATGTTGCCGGCCGATGAACTCGGCCAGCCACTGCTGCGGCGTATGAATGACCTGGGGTTCGCCCAGGACGACTTCACCCCATTGCGCCCCGCCGCCGCCTTGCTGGACAAGGTGCTGCAGCGCAAACGCGGGCAACCCTTGGCCATGGGGCTGATTGCGCTGGAGATGGCGCGGCGCCTGAATATCCCGATGGTCGGCGTCAACTTTCCAGGGCATTTTTTGCTGCGCGTGCCCGGCGCCGATCATCTGCTGGACCCGTGCGGCGGGCGGCGTTTGTACCCCAATGATTGCCGCGAGTTGCTGCACCGTCAGTATGGGCCGAATCTCAAGCTCAAGGCCGACCACCTGCTCACCGCCGAACCCCGCGCGATCCTGCAACGGCTGTCACGCAACCTGCGCCAGCTGCACCTCTCAAATGACAACCCGTTGGCCGCCTTGATCGACGCCGAACGCGTGCTGGAACTGGGCAATGCCAGCGCGGCCGACTATCTGGCGCGGGCCAGCCTTTACCAGCGCCTGGATTGCCCAAGCGCCGAGCGTTTTGACCTGGAGCACGCCTTGCTGCTCAGCGAAGACCCGATCCAGCGCCTGCGCCTGACCGAGCGGCTGGGGCACCTGCCGCCTAATTCAGTGGTGCACTGA
- a CDS encoding Glu/Leu/Phe/Val dehydrogenase family protein, protein MFALMHSTRLESLHLSVDPVTGLKAIIAIHNSRLGPALGGCRYLAYPDDESAVADAARLAQGMSYKAALAGLPVGGGTAVIIRPVHVESRAALFEAFGRCVEKLDGRFITSIDSGTSVADMDCIAQHTRFVTSTSAAGDPAPHAAMGVFTGIRAAAMARLGSDNLEGLRVAVQGLGNVGYALAEQLHAAGAELLVSDIDNGKVQLAMEQLGAHPIANDALLSTPCDILSPCGVGAVFNRHSVGQLRCAAVAGSASAQLTNLEIADQLEGRGILYAPDYVINSGGLIYVALKHAGAELPGITAHLSNIGTRLTEIFAHAQAEKRSPARVADELAERLLYP, encoded by the coding sequence ATGTTCGCTCTCATGCACAGCACCCGCCTTGAATCGCTGCACCTGAGCGTCGACCCGGTAACCGGGCTGAAGGCAATCATAGCCATCCATAACAGCCGCCTGGGCCCCGCGCTGGGCGGCTGCCGTTATCTCGCCTACCCCGACGATGAAAGTGCCGTGGCCGATGCCGCGCGCCTGGCCCAAGGCATGAGCTACAAAGCCGCCCTGGCCGGCTTGCCGGTGGGCGGCGGCACGGCAGTGATCATCCGGCCCGTGCATGTGGAAAGCCGCGCGGCGCTGTTCGAGGCGTTTGGGCGTTGCGTCGAAAAACTCGACGGCCGCTTTATCACCTCCATCGACAGCGGCACCTCGGTGGCCGACATGGATTGCATCGCCCAACACACCCGCTTCGTCACCAGCACCAGCGCAGCCGGCGACCCGGCGCCGCATGCGGCCATGGGCGTATTCACCGGCATCCGCGCCGCCGCCATGGCGCGCCTGGGCAGCGACAACCTTGAAGGCTTGCGCGTGGCAGTCCAGGGCCTGGGCAACGTCGGCTACGCCCTGGCCGAGCAACTGCACGCGGCGGGCGCTGAACTGTTGGTCAGCGACATCGACAATGGCAAGGTGCAACTGGCCATGGAACAACTCGGCGCGCACCCCATAGCCAACGATGCATTGCTCAGCACGCCTTGCGACATTCTTTCGCCGTGCGGCGTCGGCGCGGTGTTCAATCGCCACAGCGTCGGCCAACTGCGCTGCGCCGCCGTGGCTGGTTCCGCCAGCGCGCAATTGACCAACCTGGAAATCGCCGACCAGCTGGAAGGGCGCGGCATCCTCTACGCCCCGGACTACGTGATCAACTCCGGTGGCCTGATCTACGTCGCGCTCAAACACGCCGGCGCCGAGCTGCCCGGCATCACCGCACACCTGTCGAACATCGGCACGCGCCTTACCGAAATCTTCGCCCACGCCCAAGCCGAAAAACGCTCCCCCGCACGGGTAGCGGATGAGCTGGCCGAACGCCTGCTCTACCCATAA
- a CDS encoding YebG family protein yields the protein MAVEVVYRSSRDLERLFMDKAEADRHDKMLELAELLAEVLQKAVPSLSEQQVEEAGIYMAKNRDVFAKAFKSQPDALSELLNPAAE from the coding sequence ATGGCCGTCGAAGTGGTATACCGCAGCAGCCGAGATCTGGAGCGTTTGTTCATGGATAAAGCCGAAGCTGACCGTCATGACAAGATGCTTGAACTCGCTGAGTTGCTGGCAGAAGTGTTGCAAAAAGCCGTGCCGTCCCTGAGCGAGCAGCAGGTGGAAGAAGCCGGGATCTACATGGCGAAGAACCGCGATGTATTTGCCAAGGCGTTCAAGAGCCAACCGGACGCACTGTCCGAGTTGCTGAACCCGGCAGCGGAATAA
- a CDS encoding DUF6124 family protein, translated as MKKITPNPPSTDPTLFSVTPDSDTETLLANASETLSSVREMANKLAFDLEGQQRSLVLAIHQLVEMGGLLVDRALEQVAPA; from the coding sequence ATGAAAAAGATCACCCCCAATCCCCCGTCTACTGATCCGACGCTGTTCAGCGTTACTCCTGATTCTGATACAGAAACCTTGCTCGCCAATGCCAGCGAAACCCTAAGCAGCGTCCGTGAGATGGCCAATAAGCTGGCATTCGACCTTGAAGGCCAGCAGCGAAGCTTGGTCTTGGCGATTCACCAACTGGTGGAAATGGGCGGCTTGTTGGTCGACCGAGCTCTGGAGCAAGTCGCACCCGCCTGA
- a CDS encoding LysR family transcriptional regulator has protein sequence MHDHKTPSFHRLDLNLLRVFDAVYQDRSILLASKRLNVTNSAVSHALGRLRESLSDELFIRTSRGMEPSIRAEAIASSIRQALDLIQNTLVVESFDPGASSRTFTIAATDYVTSVLISRLLTHLSGIAPGVKLVIRPSTRLDLAEQIDIGRIDLVIGSFAELPRRVQSTMLWEQQDVLLMRSGHPLLTHTPITLKSLKCYSMVIVSVGGQEEGAVNGYISERGLARQSEMFDRQSLEQALATIRQSPNYGLTVPHALALPDILSSTNLVGIVPEYLAHSFQKKFSLCYRPLPYSAPPSILQAVWHARNEGDQGHIWLRRQLIILAKQHMESVKFCKI, from the coding sequence ATGCATGACCACAAAACCCCTAGCTTCCATCGGCTTGATCTGAACCTACTCCGAGTTTTCGATGCGGTTTATCAAGACCGTAGCATACTCCTGGCTAGTAAGCGATTGAACGTTACCAATTCAGCTGTGAGTCATGCACTTGGTCGTTTGCGAGAGTCTCTGTCAGATGAGCTCTTTATACGGACGAGTAGGGGAATGGAGCCGTCTATTCGAGCTGAAGCCATCGCTAGCTCCATTCGGCAGGCCTTGGATTTAATTCAAAATACTCTGGTGGTCGAAAGTTTCGACCCTGGAGCGAGCTCTAGAACGTTCACAATCGCAGCCACTGACTATGTTACGTCAGTACTAATTTCAAGGCTTCTGACTCATCTATCGGGTATTGCTCCGGGGGTTAAGCTAGTCATTCGGCCATCTACGCGTTTGGATCTTGCAGAACAGATTGATATCGGACGAATTGATTTAGTAATTGGGTCATTCGCTGAATTACCTCGACGGGTACAAAGCACAATGCTTTGGGAGCAACAGGACGTTTTGTTAATGCGCTCTGGCCATCCTTTACTTACACACACCCCTATTACGTTAAAATCTTTAAAATGTTATTCCATGGTAATCGTGTCAGTGGGCGGGCAAGAAGAGGGCGCGGTAAACGGTTATATCTCAGAGCGCGGACTTGCGCGCCAGTCAGAAATGTTCGACCGCCAAAGTCTTGAACAGGCGCTCGCAACTATTCGTCAGTCACCTAATTATGGATTGACTGTTCCACACGCACTTGCACTACCTGATATATTGTCAAGCACCAATCTTGTTGGCATAGTTCCTGAGTACCTGGCCCACTCGTTTCAGAAAAAGTTTAGTCTTTGCTATCGCCCGTTACCATACTCAGCGCCACCTTCTATTCTGCAAGCTGTGTGGCATGCTCGTAATGAAGGAGATCAGGGTCACATTTGGTTGCGCCGTCAATTAATAATATTGGCTAAGCAACACATGGAAAGTGTTAAATTTTGTAAAATTTAA
- a CDS encoding winged helix-turn-helix domain-containing protein: MFVESSFHNDFFEETDGEVESGFYYFDNFCFGAKRKMLFFNGETVELGSRASHLLLILLKGCGKVQLKKNLLKAVWGTVVVEECNLRAQIYQIRRALSKGKNQRDILTVPGYGYMFVGSVWVCDCFS, encoded by the coding sequence ATGTTTGTTGAATCTTCTTTCCATAACGATTTTTTCGAAGAGACTGATGGTGAAGTAGAAAGCGGATTTTATTACTTTGACAATTTTTGCTTTGGTGCAAAACGGAAGATGCTTTTTTTCAACGGGGAAACTGTTGAGTTAGGCTCTCGTGCTAGCCATCTTCTGCTTATTTTATTGAAAGGATGTGGTAAGGTCCAGCTAAAAAAGAATCTACTGAAGGCGGTTTGGGGGACGGTGGTAGTAGAGGAATGTAATTTGCGAGCGCAGATATATCAAATTCGTCGTGCCCTATCTAAAGGAAAAAATCAGCGCGATATCCTAACTGTCCCCGGTTACGGCTATATGTTTGTGGGTAGTGTTTGGGTCTGTGATTGTTTTTCGTAA
- a CDS encoding methyl-accepting chemotaxis protein: MKIRNLKIATRTVLCFSVLALATISLGLFGLSQLSIIRDQALILETNSMPSIIEADNLALQLARARMEVLRLVAMPDLDTRISTESKLKKINDEIDAAFNRYQPLLSSIEERQKFDSLHRVYQDYVKRLEQLKNLVALDEIDTARAFIKSDMAGAGAQMNEISEALRFINLRDVHEASVSSDKTYWYSKVITFFAVLLSLVFSVVIAWRFTLSLAQPITQAVIAAKTIANGDLTQSLDVRGTDEPALLLQAMKLMQNSLLDTISHLEYSSTQLASSAEEMSSVMQESAKDMLLQRTEIEMAATAINEMSQAVEEVANNATSTSIESQKAAEIARQGQSQLETTLIAIETLTVDVLDAQSRAHRLAEQTTNITNVLDVIRSVADQTNLLALNAAIEAARAGDAGRGFAVVADEVRALAHRTSESTREIESMIVNIQTGTAHTVEALESSAEQANLTRIQAQSASQALTAIAKAVSGIDELNLVIASSAEEQAQVSREVDRNIIRIRDLSLQTASGSEQTRDASQQLSELASVLNAQVRKFRV, translated from the coding sequence ATGAAAATTCGAAATCTTAAGATTGCCACGAGAACCGTTCTCTGTTTTAGTGTTCTTGCTTTGGCTACAATTAGTCTAGGTTTATTTGGTTTAAGCCAATTGTCTATAATTCGTGATCAAGCATTGATTTTAGAGACTAATAGTATGCCAAGTATAATTGAGGCAGATAATTTGGCTTTGCAGTTAGCGCGTGCTCGTATGGAGGTGTTACGTTTGGTAGCAATGCCAGATTTAGATACTCGAATTAGTACGGAATCTAAGTTAAAAAAGATAAATGACGAAATAGATGCCGCCTTCAATCGTTATCAACCACTGCTTAGTAGTATCGAAGAGAGGCAAAAATTTGATTCGTTACATAGGGTCTACCAGGATTATGTTAAGCGATTAGAGCAGCTAAAAAATCTTGTCGCTTTAGACGAAATCGATACAGCTCGTGCATTTATAAAAAGCGATATGGCTGGCGCTGGTGCACAGATGAATGAGATTTCTGAGGCCTTGCGCTTCATAAACTTACGCGACGTTCATGAAGCCTCAGTATCTAGTGATAAAACCTACTGGTACTCAAAAGTAATTACTTTTTTTGCCGTGCTTTTGTCTTTGGTTTTTTCGGTAGTTATCGCTTGGCGATTTACACTCAGTTTGGCTCAACCCATAACTCAAGCTGTGATAGCAGCGAAAACTATCGCTAACGGCGACCTAACTCAGTCACTCGATGTGCGAGGTACAGACGAGCCAGCTCTTCTCTTACAGGCTATGAAGCTCATGCAAAATAGCCTGCTTGATACTATCAGTCACCTAGAATACTCGTCCACTCAGCTAGCTTCTTCAGCCGAGGAAATGTCTTCTGTGATGCAAGAGAGTGCTAAGGATATGTTACTTCAGAGAACTGAAATCGAAATGGCTGCTACTGCAATTAATGAAATGAGCCAAGCGGTCGAGGAAGTAGCCAATAACGCAACATCTACCTCTATAGAGTCCCAAAAAGCTGCGGAAATAGCTCGCCAAGGTCAGTCTCAGTTGGAGACCACATTAATCGCTATAGAGACACTGACTGTAGACGTTCTCGACGCTCAGTCGCGAGCACATCGATTAGCAGAACAGACGACTAATATTACAAATGTGCTAGATGTTATCCGTTCGGTGGCCGATCAAACTAATCTCCTAGCCCTAAATGCCGCGATCGAGGCTGCGCGCGCGGGTGACGCCGGTCGCGGATTTGCCGTTGTAGCCGACGAGGTGAGGGCTTTAGCTCATCGCACCAGCGAGTCAACACGCGAAATAGAATCAATGATAGTTAACATTCAAACTGGTACCGCACATACCGTAGAAGCTCTCGAATCTAGTGCTGAGCAGGCAAATCTAACTCGTATTCAGGCGCAATCGGCAAGCCAAGCCCTTACAGCTATCGCAAAAGCGGTATCAGGGATAGATGAGCTTAACCTCGTAATAGCGAGCTCAGCTGAGGAGCAGGCACAGGTATCGCGAGAAGTGGATAGAAATATAATTCGGATACGTGATCTATCTTTACAAACAGCTTCTGGTTCTGAGCAGACTCGAGATGCTAGCCAACAGCTGTCGGAACTCGCATCAGTTTTGAATGCTCAAGTGCGTAAGTTTCGAGTGTGA